One window of Leptospiraceae bacterium genomic DNA carries:
- a CDS encoding methyl-accepting chemotaxis protein: MTTQNRAIRFGEKEIAGVAYNRLLLKLISDYRNTFTLLNSSENQLELKTALSSIDKTRKALNEVNKELESPLDTEENYSTLTLKQEEFTNNISMNKNMESQSSVLKVLETLTKLTAHVGDTSNLILDPDLDSYYLMDITLIKFPLVMEISTQIEQLLFLAIKENNLSQENQIKLFTLFSQLNTGIVQTLNSFEIAYKYNVKLKTELEKKKAESLININHYQEELRIISNPANKDVNMEKIKLFPSLIIDYNKSLQDLYVLTAESQETLLKNRVSSLKTEQFISISFVFVITAITIFIQYLLVFSITIPLSQAVAKFELLAQGDLRHRIEYDGKDEIATLSHSANSFIEYLTNLLQIIANLSNELNIVFEEISTMTKELSTSTESQAASTEESAAALEEISSSFGIISSSIEKEANDISEIGNITNNVAMSTQKASDSIHSLGTVIESSAQEVKKGEVIISRTVGSMNEIKSAADEIGKIIILITEISKQIGLLALNASIEAARAGEHGRGFSVVADEISKLSLKTEESVKHIRALIGSTNSSIKEGIQNVDKVVDVLRVVIEKINDTNRKAKLVDEEISSQSANINFISNSHIELEKLSEQIDNSTKEEKIAINQISLSMNQISTETQLISENINKLKEASSNVSTLSDELKMAISKFEI; encoded by the coding sequence ATGACAACGCAAAATCGAGCCATTCGTTTTGGAGAAAAAGAAATTGCTGGTGTAGCATACAACCGTTTGCTGCTAAAGCTTATAAGCGACTACCGAAATACTTTTACTCTTCTGAACTCTTCAGAAAATCAACTAGAGCTAAAAACAGCTCTATCCTCTATTGATAAAACAAGAAAAGCTCTAAATGAAGTAAACAAGGAACTAGAATCACCACTTGATACAGAAGAAAATTATTCAACACTTACTTTAAAACAAGAGGAATTTACAAATAATATATCCATGAATAAAAATATGGAGTCGCAAAGTTCTGTGTTAAAAGTATTGGAAACTCTTACAAAGCTAACTGCTCACGTTGGGGATACATCGAATCTAATTTTAGATCCAGATTTAGATAGTTATTATCTAATGGATATTACCCTAATCAAGTTCCCATTGGTAATGGAAATATCTACGCAGATTGAACAACTTCTCTTTCTTGCGATAAAGGAAAACAATCTCTCACAAGAAAACCAAATCAAATTATTCACCTTATTTTCTCAATTAAACACCGGAATAGTTCAAACATTAAACTCCTTTGAGATTGCGTATAAGTATAATGTAAAACTAAAAACAGAACTAGAAAAAAAGAAAGCCGAAAGCCTAATCAATATTAACCATTACCAGGAAGAACTCAGGATAATATCAAATCCAGCCAACAAAGATGTAAATATGGAGAAGATAAAACTTTTTCCTTCTTTGATAATTGACTATAACAAATCTTTACAAGATTTATATGTATTAACCGCAGAATCACAGGAAACCCTTTTAAAGAATAGAGTTTCTTCACTTAAAACAGAACAATTCATTTCCATTTCTTTTGTGTTCGTGATAACGGCAATAACCATATTTATTCAATACTTACTTGTTTTTAGTATCACAATACCACTTAGCCAAGCAGTTGCTAAATTTGAATTACTCGCACAAGGAGATTTAAGACACAGAATTGAGTATGACGGCAAAGATGAAATTGCCACACTCTCCCATTCGGCGAATTCTTTTATTGAATACTTAACCAACCTTTTACAGATTATTGCAAATCTCAGCAATGAATTAAATATAGTATTCGAAGAAATCTCAACGATGACAAAAGAGCTTTCTACCTCAACAGAAAGCCAAGCCGCAAGCACAGAAGAATCTGCTGCTGCATTAGAAGAAATTTCTTCTAGCTTCGGAATTATTTCAAGCTCCATAGAGAAAGAAGCAAACGATATTTCAGAGATAGGAAATATAACGAATAATGTAGCTATGTCAACACAGAAAGCTTCCGATTCGATTCATAGTCTAGGAACGGTAATCGAAAGCTCCGCACAAGAAGTGAAAAAAGGAGAAGTAATTATTTCTAGGACTGTAGGCTCTATGAATGAAATAAAATCCGCAGCAGATGAAATTGGTAAAATTATTATACTTATCACTGAAATTTCTAAGCAGATCGGTTTATTGGCATTAAACGCTAGTATTGAGGCGGCAAGAGCCGGGGAGCACGGTAGAGGTTTTTCAGTAGTAGCCGATGAAATTTCCAAACTCTCCCTTAAAACAGAGGAAAGTGTAAAACATATCCGTGCATTAATCGGTTCAACGAATTCTTCGATAAAAGAAGGTATTCAAAATGTGGATAAAGTCGTAGACGTCCTTAGAGTAGTCATTGAAAAAATAAATGACACCAATAGAAAAGCAAAACTTGTAGATGAAGAAATTTCTTCCCAATCTGCAAATATCAATTTTATTTCAAATAGCCACATTGAACTAGAAAAGCTTTCCGAGCAAATAGACAATAGCACAAAGGAAGAGAAAATCGCTATTAACCAGATTTCTTTAAGCATGAATCAGATATCGACAGAAACACAACTTATTTCTGAAAATATAAACAAGCTAAAAGAAGCCTCAAGCAATGTTTCGACTCTGTCCGATGAACTAAAAATGGCAATTAGCAAATTCGAAATATAG
- a CDS encoding Crp/Fnr family transcriptional regulator, with translation MLEAMFGKFGKVFKPNEIIFCEYEPGNDFYLIQEGQVKITKTVGSSIKTLDVLESGDIFGEMAILEEQPRSATAVCITEVRALNFNRANFELLMTKNPQLALRVLTIFSTRIYDAKRRLMILLMDDIIGKVSDVFMMLYEKQGINDHQKEITLKVTVDDVGHWCGQPVGEVQKVLAQLKKSGKIDIYADRVVVHNIQEFQRIVAQKRKEK, from the coding sequence ATGCTAGAAGCAATGTTTGGAAAGTTTGGGAAGGTATTCAAGCCCAATGAAATTATTTTTTGTGAATATGAGCCTGGCAATGATTTTTACTTGATTCAAGAAGGTCAAGTCAAGATTACAAAAACAGTAGGCTCTTCCATCAAGACATTAGACGTATTAGAATCTGGAGATATTTTTGGAGAAATGGCAATCTTAGAAGAGCAACCTCGCTCGGCAACTGCTGTTTGTATTACTGAAGTTCGTGCGTTAAATTTTAATCGTGCTAACTTTGAACTCTTAATGACCAAGAATCCACAACTTGCGCTACGAGTATTGACCATTTTTTCTACTCGTATTTATGATGCAAAGAGACGACTCATGATTCTACTCATGGATGATATCATTGGGAAAGTATCTGATGTATTCATGATGCTCTACGAAAAGCAAGGTATTAACGATCACCAGAAAGAAATTACACTCAAAGTAACCGTTGATGATGTTGGACATTGGTGTGGTCAACCTGTTGGCGAAGTGCAAAAAGTTCTCGCTCAACTCAAAAAGTCAGGTAAGATTGATATCTACGCAGACAGAGTTGTTGTTCATAATATCCAAGAATTCCAACGTATCGTTGCCCAAAAGCGCAAAGAAAAATAA
- a CDS encoding cyclic nucleotide-binding domain-containing protein, translating to MAGPIIRNYKAGSIVYFEKDRAEDIYVLQNGRVILTYMSVDSKMEIKEDVKLGEFFGVKSALGRYPREETAQVIGSASILVFKLADFEIFVANKTHLILKMMKVFSSQLKQIHGKVRENLGQFGDQKSPAFELMNVAKVFHKTGNYEHAVYAYNKYLSHYPGGSYATRAQELSRIAAKSSMFPGNMPELVYEVERRTAPPTQKPATVSPANPAATSTRIQALSSDLSISDSITEADDLYDSEEYQAALDAYKPLLTLPPTSPGDDKLIEKAYFCFGMCQLKLELWDLAYSSLSTYVKKYPKGERVKEAIYSLGFISENKGEKDKAIMLYTKVTTLPPSDEFTSKANSEIARLRG from the coding sequence TTGGCAGGACCAATAATACGAAACTACAAAGCTGGCTCGATTGTCTATTTTGAAAAGGATAGAGCAGAAGACATTTACGTCTTACAAAACGGACGCGTTATTCTCACATACATGTCAGTAGACAGTAAAATGGAAATCAAAGAAGACGTTAAGCTCGGAGAATTCTTTGGAGTAAAATCTGCGCTCGGGCGTTATCCGAGAGAAGAGACTGCACAGGTCATCGGTAGTGCGAGCATTCTAGTTTTTAAGCTCGCCGATTTCGAAATATTTGTTGCAAACAAAACACATCTTATCCTAAAGATGATGAAAGTTTTTTCCAGCCAGCTAAAACAAATTCACGGAAAAGTTAGAGAAAATTTAGGTCAATTTGGCGATCAAAAATCACCGGCATTTGAGCTTATGAACGTTGCAAAAGTATTTCATAAAACTGGAAACTACGAGCATGCTGTGTATGCGTATAATAAGTATTTGTCTCATTATCCCGGTGGTTCGTATGCGACTCGCGCTCAGGAATTATCCCGAATAGCCGCTAAAAGTTCTATGTTTCCAGGGAATATGCCTGAATTGGTTTATGAAGTAGAAAGAAGAACTGCTCCACCTACTCAAAAGCCTGCTACTGTCAGCCCTGCCAATCCAGCAGCTACTTCCACTCGCATCCAAGCACTTAGTTCTGATCTTTCCATTTCTGATTCTATCACAGAAGCAGATGATTTATATGATTCAGAAGAATACCAAGCAGCGTTAGATGCGTATAAGCCGCTTCTAACTTTGCCTCCTACCTCACCCGGAGATGATAAGCTAATCGAAAAGGCATATTTTTGCTTTGGAATGTGTCAACTTAAATTAGAACTCTGGGATCTCGCCTACTCATCATTATCCACTTATGTTAAGAAATATCCAAAAGGCGAGCGCGTGAAAGAGGCGATTTACAGCTTAGGCTTTATATCTGAGAATAAGGGTGAAAAAGATAAGGCAATCATGCTCTATACAAAAGTTACAACTCTTCCACCTTCTGATGAGTTTACATCGAAAGCAAATTCTGAAATAGCGAGATTGAGAGGGTAA
- a CDS encoding M23 family metallopeptidase, which produces MNGRFYIFLLFAGIAFTTSQSEIVNYRKSKPKEELQSQTSMVEAKESVKSSPPLSEVRESRNELIPIPNTPPIPEKEKIVIPMTPPTGPPKPQVKQTTQFSRPFNQKLITIVNFSANPENPHKGVVYSPIEMGSVLSSMEGRVAAIDYMDGYHNYIILEHPNGFFTVYGNLDEVFVAEGQTVKKGSLLGSLVKEKGLYFQVNQGKKTLDPISLIKS; this is translated from the coding sequence TTGAACGGAAGATTTTATATATTTTTACTCTTTGCTGGAATTGCATTTACTACAAGTCAATCCGAGATAGTAAACTATCGCAAATCTAAACCGAAAGAGGAGTTACAGTCTCAAACTTCGATGGTGGAAGCAAAAGAGTCTGTAAAAAGTAGTCCTCCGTTGAGTGAAGTGCGTGAATCTAGGAATGAACTCATCCCAATTCCAAATACTCCTCCGATTCCAGAAAAGGAAAAGATAGTCATTCCCATGACGCCGCCGACAGGTCCACCTAAGCCTCAAGTGAAACAAACAACTCAGTTTTCTCGCCCATTTAACCAAAAGCTTATCACAATCGTAAACTTTTCTGCGAATCCAGAAAATCCTCATAAGGGAGTTGTATATAGTCCGATTGAGATGGGCTCGGTTCTTTCTTCAATGGAGGGTCGAGTGGCCGCTATTGACTATATGGATGGGTATCATAATTATATCATTTTGGAGCATCCAAATGGTTTTTTTACTGTCTATGGAAATTTGGATGAAGTATTTGTCGCCGAAGGGCAGACTGTAAAAAAAGGCTCTCTTTTAGGTAGTCTTGTGAAGGAAAAAGGATTGTATTTTCAAGTCAATCAGGGAAAAAAGACTCTAGACCCAATCAGTTTAATTAAAAGTTAG